In the Uranotaenia lowii strain MFRU-FL chromosome 1, ASM2978415v1, whole genome shotgun sequence genome, GCAACTGCTGGCCAGGACCGGAAACGTTATCTTCTCCCTCGCCACCGGCAACCTTTTCGTTGGCGTGGGAAGCATTCGCATCGTTTGGATCTCCACCAGCTAGCTTTTCAGCGCCCGCCGTCGAGCTGTTCAGCTGATTTATTTCCTGGGAGTGACAAGGAAACATAAgttattttatatgtttttgatacttgttataaataaaagctgtatgaataaaacaaaaaaaaaaaaaaagatagtaGAACGTAAACAGTTCATGTGTCTGAATGCCGTTGGCCCGCCTGTCATTTTAACTGCTGGTCACGTTTCAGCACACTtgcctttttttattgttttaagtgaaatctCAGCTAAGTCTTATCGATATAAATTTACGAAAGCAaacgtttcaataaaaaaaaaactaaactcacTATAAATCATAACCACTATAAAACTAAATCTAGAAAATGCAAGCAGAAACGATTGATAAATGAAGAGTCAATACAGAAAGAACATCAAGCGAAAACCAAGCTTAAGGTTCTTACTGCGCGACCGGTCAGCCGGAAGGAAGACGATGTTTTcgcaaacgacgacgacgacgctccGCCATCGTCGATGTTGGCATACAAATCCGTCGGAAGACCGCCGATGCAGTCGTCGTAGGACTTGTACCGAGCTTTAGATAAAAAAGGACGCCTGGGAGCGATGAGTGCGGACGAAGACGACACCGAAGAGGCTGACGACGATGgtggctgctgttgttgttgctgctggtgCTGATGGAGGACCTGTGACGGTATCATCATCGAGGAGGACAAGGTTCCACCACCGCCGGAATTGTCGGCTTTCTTTTCGCTTTTAACAGAGATGTTGCATTGATCTTCCTGTGTTAGCAATGTTTTGGGACAATATTATAGggaaatttagataaatttaaagTACATAAATTAACTTGTAACTTTAACCCTTGCAATACTCTGAATTTCCGCTATTAGTAAGGTAGGACTGTAATGTTCAATCATTAAAAGAAGTGAAGTTCAGTATTACCTCTTCCCTAGTGAGAATGTCGTCTGGATCGTCGCTGATTTCGCTCAGGTTGTCTTCATCCATAGGTTCTGGAGCAGCGGGGTCTTCTCCGGTTGGAGCATCTTCGGCAACGACCGGTTCTGCTGCTGCAATGGAATCAACCTGTGGTAATGTTGCGCCAGCCGCGGCAACTTCCTTTGCCTCGTTCTCTGCTGGTTGCGTTTCGGTCGAGGTCGGAACAGTTTCGTCAGCAGTTGGTGCAGCTgtcggttgttgttgttgggaaAGATTGCTTGATGGAGTCGGCTCCTCCGTTGGTTTTGTGGTGGCAGGGGCCGGTTCTGGTGGCTCCGGAATACTTGGTTCAGGTGGAGGAGGCAAATCATTCTTAGGTTCGGGTTCGGGTCCCAGACCTAACTGGTGTGGTGGGCCAAGCGGAAGGCTGAGCAACGAAGGTGGCCCAGATCCCGGTTGTTGCGGTGGATGATGGAAGTGTTGGGCTTGTTGGGCCTGGTGTTGTAAgagctgctgttgctgctgaatATGTTGTTGAGTGCTCAAACTTTGCTGGCTACGATGACCAAATTTGTGCTGATTTCCGAAGCGTCCTGGGCCCATACCCTTACGACCATGGTGGAACATGTTTCCTTGGTGGCCACCTCCTTGATGATGTCTATGGAATGGTCCGCGATCACCGCCCGGTGGGTCGCCCAGACGGCCTGCCAATTTGTGGGAACGGGGGCCAAATTCCATGTCGTCTTTAGGTTTTCCATGCCAACCGGAACCACCCTGATTTTGATCTTGATGACCACCACCACCCTGTTGCCATCGACGACCTGGTCCATGATTATGAGTTGGTGGGCCAACGGCCGGGTGATCGTCATGTTCCCATTGTCTGTCTTTATATTTCCAATCACCACGTTCTTTCTCGTTGACCCACCCATCGTTTTCCTTCCAGTGAGAATCTTCATTATTCCAGTTTCTCCCGGAATGCTTATGGTAAGCCGGATCTTGGTCATGACCGTGGCTGTGCTGTGGCGGACCATGATCACCGCGATCCCAATCGCGTCCCCGGTGCTCCTCACGATCTCTTCTATCAAATCCAGCACGTGGTGGCGGCCCTCTATCGGCATCCCGATCCCGCTCCCATTCTCTGTCGTGTTCTCGGCGCGGCGGAGGATCATCAGGATAATCGGGACCGCGGGAATACTCATGCCCACCTCTTCCACGCGGTGCCGGTTGTGCGGGTTGCTCCCGTTCGTAACCACGATCGCGATCTCTGTAATCGCGAGCATCTCGACTCTGGACCGGTTGCGTATGGGGCGGCTCATAGGGACTATCACGGCTTCGTGCACCTCTTACGATCGTTGGAACGTAATCTCGTTCCCGGGAACGGCTTCTCCGATCGTGATGATCAATGAATCCTATAAatacaagaaataaaaacaattatatttaattgtcataaaaattcaaaattaaaggaaaaaggTAACTTACCTCTTTCGTTTCCCGGTCGATCGTAGGACCGTTCTCTTGGAATAGCTCGCTCTCTGGCCCTGGGAGACCCCGGTGTGCGACTACGATCATGATCATGCTTTCCCGGGCTTCTGGCGGCAGCTAGAGCTCTAGCGCGTTCAGCCGGGCGTGGAAGCAAACGTTCCACCGGTCGATGACGATCCGGTTTTTCCAATCCCCCGTCGATGTGGGTACGATCCACACTCGAAACCTCGCCGCGTCGTACCACCGTTGCTCCACGGGAATCTTTGATTACGGCCAATCGTTCTCGCTCGCGTGGCTTATCCACGCATCGTACCAGAGGTTCTTCTCGTTCTTTAGGGCGCACGATTTCGCGATCCCTCCGTTCGCGATCTTTTAGCATCTCGTGACGACGACGATCGTCAATTCTTTCTGGAGATCTGTCCAAACGCCTTACTACCGTCTGTACCGGTTCACGATACCTCGAGACTACCGGTTCTggagattttttcttcaactcaCGACTCCTTGAAGTGGAAGCAATTGGTGACCGGGATCGAATGTGAGCGCTACGCGGCGATCTACTTCTGTCTGGTTCACGTTCTCGTTCGCGTTCCCGGTGCCGTAGTTGTTCCTTTTCCTTTTCCCGCGCCTTCTCACGAAGCGCCATTTCTCGTTCCTTTTCGCGAACGCGTTCTCGTGCATCGACCATCAACGCTGCATGTTTATCTTTCTTTACCAAAACTTTTTTAACTGTGTACTTGGTAGGTGTTTTGCCACTAGGAGAAACCTCTCGAGCGATCTTGCGAAGATGGCTGGTACCTCCAGGGCTAACAACTTTCTTAACGCGAATCTTGGTGACATGACCACCGATTTTCTTCGTCACAATACGTTTGGTTCCATCGGCAGACAATTTCTTGACatgttttttcacaatttttttacttgGGCCGCCACCGTCATCTGAGCTTGAGCTGGAATCACGCCGGCGCACAGCACGTTTCTTAACCCTTCGGGAATCACCAGAGCTGCTGGAGCTTGAGCTAGAATCCGAATCGGACGAGTCAGATCCGCTGCTACTCGAACTGTCGGAGCTCGATGAAGAACGTCTTGGTACTGGCACCTTCCTGATCTTTTTTACCACCAGAGTTTCCTTTTTCTTCATGGCCGacgaatgatgatgatgatgatgatggctgcTTCCTCCGCTGGCATCCATTTCAAGTTTGAGCTCTTTTTGCAGTTCTTTACGTTTGCGCTCTAGAATGTCCTGGTCAGCATTCTCCAGACTGGACTGATCCCAGCTACCCACGTTGCGATCCGTTTGTCTATCGGATCCCCCAACAGTAGTGCTGCGTTTGTGCGATCCTCCGGAGTAGGAATGATGCTCCGATCCTCCACCTCCCCTGCGATCCGATTCGTTCCGCTCAGAACGCTCGATACGATCGGTACGCTCAGCGCGTTCGGAACGCTCAATGCGATCAACCCTTTCAACTCGCTCGTTCCTTTCGACCCGTTCGTTTCGATCCAACCGTTCGATCCTTTCAGCACGATCGTTCCGTTCCACACGTTCGTTTCGCTCGACGCGATCGTGTCTTTCGACCCTTTCGTTTCTCTCCGGTCGTTCGTTCCGTTCGACAGGTTCGCTCCTTTCCGGTCGTTCGTTCCTGTTGAttccgctgctgctgctgctgcttactGGTGGCACAATAGTGGGTGCTGGCACCGGTTGTACACCGATAGCTTCACCCCGGCTAACGATTACCTTGCCAAGCTTGGCAGCGAGTTGAGCTTCGATGAGCCGCGCGTGAAGGGACACACTTTCCGGTACGATTTTCGGTGCCGGCACCGGTTCAGGTTCGTCGCAACCGACGATTCGTTTGACGATTTCCTCCTTGTTGATACCCTGTGGATGGAGGACAGAATAAGTTGTGCATTAGTAACATTTgactttgaataaattttcctcGTTTCCGAAAAAGCAAGTTCATAAGTATGGTGATTGAATATATAGAACAACGAAACTCTGAAACAACTACATAGCGCAGATTCCAATCGAGTTTGGTCATGCCGCTATGAACGGGGATAATCTGCAAGAAGCGTTCGATTTCCAGGTGCAACTCTAACCACGTGTTCATAACATTGGTGTTGCACCAATTACAAAAAAGCCAGGACACAAATCCATTCAAGATTTGAATTATATTTAAGATTGTTTTGCGGAATGCTCGGctggaatttgatttttcaaccattccccatcgattccaccatgttaaACATGCTAGTTGTGTCGCGTTTTTGAGttgttgataaaataagattttttcacgttcaCTTTCACTTGAACTGTAACCGAGCCTTAATGTTGAATTATGAGTTAAAAACCAATTTTGGATTATCGTGCAACGAAAAAGGGCTCATTTTCACGAGTCCTCCGCCGTTTTCGGATTTGGGAAGCTTGGAGGATTTGGAAAGAAACCATTACGTGGTTTATAAGGGTTGGTTCCTAACTTTTTGATAAGAATACTCTAGatgcaaaagttttttttttcattaagtataaaaaatatcgttatttcgttttgattaaaaaaacaaactcttAACTTATCACATTTTCACAGTTGCTAGCGAAACGAAGCTCGAACGGGATCAGCTAAGTAATAAATTAGacccgaaaaaaatatttttgcacctTTGCTAGAACAAGTTGTGCcaatccatacaaattttagccTCAATGAGCGTCCCCGAATGTTGAACAAACAAGCTGACATTTTCTTGACTTCTGTAGACAGAccaagaaataattttagccCCCAAGATTTCAATTTCGGTGGTTTCGGACCACCTTATTACAAGCATAACTTTTGACGACTACGTTGCATACACAAAGGCGTGAGAAATATTCGTTTTTTTCCTGACCAATTTTGCACATCAAGGAgacagtatacattcaggcgcaTAAATAATCATCACAATCACtccagaaatcaaaataaaaattacatcaaaaaatcatcaaactCACCGAATCCGGATTGGTTCCGGTTCCGCTGCTGGGGCAGACGCTGGAGCCAGACGGGCCAGAGGTCGGTGCTGCGGTCTGGGGGAACTTCTTGGTTCCGAGCCGCTGGAACACACTCGGGCGATCCTTCGGGAGAACTTTCTTGTTCGGGTTAAGCTCGAGTGTAATTTTACGCTTTACAGGTGCAGACATCTTATTTCCGACACCCGTCGCAGAGAAAATACGCACATATTTTGCCCTTCTCGGTCTATCCGGATAATTCGAATTGGGATAGGAAGAACAAAAATGGAGACACGACTCGGTTGGTGTTGCGAGTTTTCGCGATACTGCTAGACGCTCCGCTCGATGAGGTTCCGTGGGTTTTTCACACTTGGAGGACACCAAACTAAGGCGGACGCCGTTTTGGCTGGTTTTCACTTGCTTTAGGGACCGGAAAACACGGGTTTGATCCGAAAAAACCGTATTCACACAACTGAAACTCCACGGATGCCGATCGATGCCACCGTAAAAATTTTCACATCTTGACACATCAAAAGTTGATGTTTGCCAACAGGGTGGtacagaaataatgttttttcgttaagattttttttttaaatttcgaatggaAGTATAAATGTGAAATTGGGCTTGGGCCTAAAGAATGAAGCTTTGCACTTTAaccttacacagatttccataagaatgacagctaattagagtgaaattgaagtgaaaggctattgctttctctgtttgaCACATGAGAAATTGTATAATGGAATTGCAAGCGCACCCTTTgcctataatttttaaattaaaaaaatgttaataggGAATTtactaataccgtattttttttcacctggaggcaaactagaggcaacctaggttcgctctaactgctgtcatcgtgctcatttattgctcgagaggcaacctataggttcgctcgaaaaagggacggagtcgccctgagaaaaaagtcagttttgcgagaagttcaccaatactctcaacgttgttgtcaaaacattaaacatctgtttttggctgaaaacaaaacagttgaaataatgaacgggcaaatgattattgccgcgattttgaacctctcagccaagcaaaatcgtactatctgcagtccagtgcaatccggacacgaaaaacggcaatccggatgtgaagaaccgaatgaagaaatccagaagggagaacaaaatgacagctgcatgtaaacattgcgctcgttctcacgcacacctacgtatggaataactcgaaacccgaaactcgcttttttattctgacggttccagagccaaatccggaataaaaaaaaaaatacgccataaacaaaattggaaattattgtgttttttttcgtttttcttgactcaaaataatgttttttttaaatatgtttattgtaatttttcgtctttttcctgATGAcaatttgaaggatttttttataagtttttgtggCAGCTTTCAGTTACGTTTAGCATCTTTTTGATTTGGTTCATAATGTTTTTCATTGTTgtaaagtttatagtttttgtaatttcattaaaaaatgttaaggttctgtgatttttagttttttgtttgtaattgTTCATGAATTAAAGAATTCTTAAGAATTAtctttaatgttatttttgaatattccatttttatatattttttaatttgaacaatttataagtgaaaaacataaaactttttttggggtttttaaatttcttttggtTTACTAAATGCGaagaatatttattaaaaaatatttattcattaaactattttgttttggcaaatccAAATACGAACCGTTCTTAAATAGAAAGTGCACTGTATTttgatcaataatttaaaaaataaattttttacgaaaa is a window encoding:
- the LOC129755659 gene encoding fl(2)d-associated complex component-like isoform X1, producing MSAPVKRKITLELNPNKKVLPKDRPSVFQRLGTKKFPQTAAPTSGPSGSSVCPSSGTGTNPDSGINKEEIVKRIVGCDEPEPVPAPKIVPESVSLHARLIEAQLAAKLGKVIVSRGEAIGVQPVPAPTIVPPVSSSSSSGINRNERPERSEPVERNERPERNERVERHDRVERNERVERNDRAERIERLDRNERVERNERVERVDRIERSERAERTDRIERSERNESDRRGGGGSEHHSYSGGSHKRSTTVGGSDRQTDRNVGSWDQSSLENADQDILERKRKELQKELKLEMDASGGSSHHHHHHHSSAMKKKETLVVKKIRKVPVPRRSSSSSDSSSSSGSDSSDSDSSSSSSSSGDSRRVKKRAVRRRDSSSSSDDGGGPSKKIVKKHVKKLSADGTKRIVTKKIGGHVTKIRVKKVVSPGGTSHLRKIAREVSPSGKTPTKYTVKKVLVKKDKHAALMVDARERVREKEREMALREKAREKEKEQLRHREREREREPDRSRSPRSAHIRSRSPIASTSRSRELKKKSPEPVVSRYREPVQTVVRRLDRSPERIDDRRRHEMLKDRERRDREIVRPKEREEPLVRCVDKPRERERLAVIKDSRGATVVRRGEVSSVDRTHIDGGLEKPDRHRPVERLLPRPAERARALAAARSPGKHDHDRSRTPGSPRARERAIPRERSYDRPGNERGFIDHHDRRSRSRERDYVPTIVRGARSRDSPYEPPHTQPVQSRDARDYRDRDRGYEREQPAQPAPRGRGGHEYSRGPDYPDDPPPRREHDREWERDRDADRGPPPRAGFDRRDREEHRGRDWDRGDHGPPQHSHGHDQDPAYHKHSGRNWNNEDSHWKENDGWVNEKERGDWKYKDRQWEHDDHPAVGPPTHNHGPGRRWQQGGGGHQDQNQGGSGWHGKPKDDMEFGPRSHKLAGRLGDPPGGDRGPFHRHHQGGGHQGNMFHHGRKGMGPGRFGNQHKFGHRSQQSLSTQQHIQQQQQLLQHQAQQAQHFHHPPQQPGSGPPSLLSLPLGPPHQLGLGPEPEPKNDLPPPPEPSIPEPPEPAPATTKPTEEPTPSSNLSQQQQPTAAPTADETVPTSTETQPAENEAKEVAAAGATLPQVDSIAAAEPVVAEDAPTGEDPAAPEPMDEDNLSEISDDPDDILTREEEDQCNISVKSEKKADNSGGGGTLSSSMMIPSQVLHQHQQQQQQQPPSSSASSVSSSSALIAPRRPFLSKARYKSYDDCIGGLPTDLYANIDDGGASSSSFAKTSSSFRLTGRAEINQLNSSTAGAEKLAGGDPNDANASHANEKVAGGEGEDNVSGPGQQLHQSGARDAAGDLYSVQEAKNAKEAGKLHANKELKEEMDLDFEEISDGELEEENKFKGLGDALGVDWASLAQETRAKLKQPEQTFPVSARNRWKAHHILLDIGISVRLAGEAYAQRVLTESKEKLREEIEEFKAASAAAEEQKVKKEAEEQLFNGVKIKKEILDEDEQAEQRKQNESQELQVKKEEPDKSSEISEQEANLEDMDKILHPVASVHVAMRERARARRNLILRAAGPHSRALSARRDLEIRRQLCGFPPEECNERVLEHQSTPTNPELHETVMKLFQASVQSKNIEVQ
- the LOC129755659 gene encoding fl(2)d-associated complex component-like isoform X2; amino-acid sequence: MSAPVKRKITLELNPNKKVLPKDRPSVFQRLGTKKFPQTAAPTSGPSGSSVCPSSGTGTNPDSGINKEEIVKRIVGCDEPEPVPAPKIVPESVSLHARLIEAQLAAKLGKVIVSRGEAIGVQPVPAPTIVPPVSSSSSSGINRNERPERSEPVERNERPERNERVERHDRVERNERVERNDRAERIERLDRNERVERNERVERVDRIERSERAERTDRIERSERNESDRRGGGGSEHHSYSGGSHKRSTTVGGSDRQTDRNVGSWDQSSLENADQDILERKRKELQKELKLEMDASGGSSHHHHHHHSSAMKKKETLVVKKIRKVPVPRRSSSSSDSSSSSGSDSSDSDSSSSSSSSGDSRRVKKRAVRRRDSSSSSDDGGGPSKKIVKKHVKKLSADGTKRIVTKKIGGHVTKIRVKKVVSPGGTSHLRKIAREVSPSGKTPTKYTVKKVLVKKDKHAALMVDARERVREKEREMALREKAREKEKEQLRHREREREREPDRSRSPRSAHIRSRSPIASTSRSRELKKKSPEPVVSRYREPVQTVVRRLDRSPERIDDRRRHEMLKDRERRDREIVRPKEREEPLVRCVDKPRERERLAVIKDSRGATVVRRGEVSSVDRTHIDGGLEKPDRHRPVERLLPRPAERARALAAARSPGKHDHDRSRTPGSPRARERAIPRERSYDRPGNERGFIDHHDRRSRSRERDYVPTIVRGARSRDSPYEPPHTQPVQSRDARDYRDRDRGYEREQPAQPAPRGRGGHEYSRGPDYPDDPPPRREHDREWERDRDADRGPPPRAGFDRRDREEHRGRDWDRGDHGPPQHSHGHDQDPAYHKHSGRNWNNEDSHWKENDGWVNEKERGDWKYKDRQWEHDDHPAVGPPTHNHGPGRRWQQGGGGHQDQNQGGSGWHGKPKDDMEFGPRSHKLAGRLGDPPGGDRGPFHRHHQGGGHQGNMFHHGRKGMGPGRFGNQHKFGHRSQQSLSTQQHIQQQQQLLQHQAQQAQHFHHPPQQPGSGPPSLLSLPLGPPHQLGLGPEPEPKNDLPPPPEPSIPEPPEPAPATTKPTEEPTPSSNLSQQQQPTAAPTADETVPTSTETQPAENEAKEVAAAGATLPQVDSIAAAEPVVAEDAPTGEDPAAPEPMDEDNLSEISDDPDDILTREEEINQLNSSTAGAEKLAGGDPNDANASHANEKVAGGEGEDNVSGPGQQLHQSGARDAAGDLYSVQEAKNAKEAGKLHANKELKEEMDLDFEEISDGELEEENKFKGLGDALGVDWASLAQETRAKLKQPEQTFPVSARNRWKAHHILLDIGISVRLAGEAYAQRVLTESKEKLREEIEEFKAASAAAEEQKVKKEAEEQLFNGVKIKKEILDEDEQAEQRKQNESQELQVKKEEPDKSSEISEQEANLEDMDKILHPVASVHVAMRERARARRNLILRAAGPHSRALSARRDLEIRRQLCGFPPEECNERVLEHQSTPTNPELHETVMKLFQASVQSKNIEVQ